In Nematostella vectensis chromosome 2, jaNemVect1.1, whole genome shotgun sequence, one genomic interval encodes:
- the LOC5521692 gene encoding mucin-2, with translation MRVLLSSLLCCVVLASISLPFGNGQEIEKQTGQALCHQGWIPFKGSCYVTFVDGKNWYDAESMCRDLGGYLVKIESKSEDEFVSRELALPENLVWIGLMRSVINDSFVWVDGSMAKYTNWGVGEPIVAGIGKHCVQMESEAIFFYWKTASCFMRHPYVCEREAIIFYPTTGEPTTKEEVTTKFVEAVEAGPTSKKSLTTVTPTTESVDVVFPKIKTTKKPDNTSTRQRPVTTAQLKTTAAQETTVAPGTTVATETTAAPETTTAPETTMALETTVAPEATMAPETTVVPDTTVEPETSTTLKPTDVTEKPEASPATPAEYSTTPSVQPELTEAPQTDYPTTASPATSPSTVAQERETTMAHEATAAPATTTAPETTVITETSVAPETTAAPETTMAAETTSAPETTLAPESTENATAPETTIAPETTMAPETTMAPETTIAPETTMAPETTIAPETTAVPGTMVPETTAAPATIIAPETTAAPETTMAPGTTAAPETTMAPETTAAPEATAPPETSMAPKTTAAPETTMAPESTLAPETTAAPEKTMVPETTAAPETTMAPETTAAPETTMAPETTMAPEATVAPETTAALETTMAPETTAARETTVAPETTLAPKTTATPETTLASETTASPETTAAPATTMAPETTEAIETTMATETTAAQETTVATEITDAPAATMAPQTTAAPETSMAPETTAAPETTAAPETTLLPETTSAPATTMPPEQTAAPETTVAPETTDAPATTLASETTDAPAITMAAETTAAPETTVAPETTAAPETTAVPETTMAFETTMAPEATVVPKPTVTPSTTISPKTETSITEATKPPVDQLKTKQPTTISGETTIVPETTIPESTAAPVDTTITPEITMAPKTTIARETTVAPETTMAPETTAAPETTMAAETTMAPETTAAQETTVAAETTMAPETTVVPEATMAPEATAAPETTMAPETTLAAETTAATVTIAEPKTTMAPETTIVPETTAALETTMAPETTAAPETTVAPETTDEPATTMAAETTAAPETSVAPETTAAPETSGAPETTMLPETTSAPATTMAPEPTAAPETTVAPETTDAPATTAARETTAAPETTMASETTMAPEPTAAPETTVAPETTDAPAITMAPETTDAIETTMATETTAAQETTVAPEITDAPAATMAPQTTAAPETSMAPETTAAPETTAAPETTLLPETTSAPATTMAPEPTAAPETTVAPETTDAPATTAARETTAAPETTMASETTMAPEPTAAPETTVAPETTDAPAITMAPETTDAIETTMATETTAAQETTVAPEITDAPAATIAPQTTAAPETTMASETTMAPEPTAAPETTVAPETTDAPATTAARETTAAPETTMASETTMAPEPTAAPETTVAPETTDAQATTLAPETTARPETTVAPETTDAPAITMAAETTDAPAITMAAETTAAPETTVAPETTAAPETTAAPETTMASETTMAPEATVVPKPTVTPSTTISPKTETSITEATKPPVDQLKTKQPTTILGETTIVPETTIPESTSAPVETTITPEITMVPKTTIARETTVAPETTMAPETTAAPETTMAAETTLAPETTAAPETTMAAETTMAPETTAVPEATMAPEATAAPETTMATETTLAAETTAATVTTTTLETTAALETTMAPETTAAAETTDEPATTMAPETTAAPETSLAPETTAAPETSAAPETTMVPETTSAPSTTMAPETTAAPVTTMAPETTAVPATIAALETTATLETTMAPETTASSETTVAPETTDAPATTLAPETTAAPETTWAPETTSAPETTVAPEITAATETTAAPDITVAPKTTAAPVTTLAPETTAAPDATVAPETKMAPETTVASESTSAPDTTVEPESTLAAETTAVPETTLTPGTTVAQETTAAPETTAAPETTVAPETTVAPETTVVPETTVALETTMAPETTVAPETTAALETTVAPETTASAETTVAPETTAAPNTTLVPDTTLAPETTVAPESTAAPETTVVPETTDAPAATMAPQTTAAPETSMAPETTAAPETTAAPETTLLPETTSAPATTMPPEPTAAPETTVAPETTDAPATTLASETTDAPETTAAPETTMAPETTAAPETTVAPETAASAETTVAPETTAAPDTTLVPDTTVAAETTAAAETTVAAETTVAAETTAAPETTVA, from the exons GACAGGAGATTGAAAAGCAAACGGGACAAG CGCTTTGCCATCAAGGATGGATACCGTTCAAAGGTTCTTGCTATGTAACATTTGTTGACGGTAAAAATTGGTACGATGCGGAAAGCATGTGTCGAGATTTAGGAGGATATCTAGTAAAGATAGAGTCCAAATCAGAAGATGAATTTGTTTCAAGAGAACTTGCGCTGCCAGAGAATTTAGTATGGATTGGCCTTATGCGATCTGTGATAAACGATAGCTTTGTATGGGTTGATGGGTCCATGGCAAAGTACACTAACTGGGGAGTTGGAGAACCCATAGTGGCTGGAATTGGAAAACACTGTGTGCAAATGGAATCAGAAGCAATTTTCTTTTACTGGAAGACAGCATCGTGTTTTATGCGACATCCTTACGTGTGCGAACGTG AGGCAATAATCTTTTACCCAACCACTGGAGAACCAACTACCAAAGAGGAAGTAACCACCAAATTCGTGGAAGCCGTAGAAGCAGGCCCGACATCAAAGAAATCACTCACAACTGTTACACCCACTACGGAATCTGTTGATGTGGTGTTTCCAAAGATCAAAACTACAAAGAAACCAGATAACACTTCTACTAGACAAAGACCAGTTACTACTGCACAATTaaagaccactgctgcacagGAGACCACTGTTGCTCCTGGAACCACTGTTGCAACAGAGACAACggctgcacctgagaccactacGGCGCCAGAGACGACAATGGCACTAGAAACCACTGTTGCACCAGAGGCAACTATGGCACCTGAGACTACTGTTGTACCAGATACAACTGTGGAACCTGAGACTTCAACAACACTGAAGCCAACGGATGTCACAG AAAAGCCTGAAGCTTCCCCAGCAACACCAGCGGAATATAGTACTACTCCAAGTGTCCAACCAGAATTAACAGAAGCACCACAAACCGATTATCCAACAACAGCGTCACCAGCAACTTCACCCTCAACTGTAGCACAAGAAAGAGAGACCACCATGGCGCACGAGGCAACTGCTGCACCAGCGACCACAACTGCCCCTGAGACCACAGTCATCACAGAGACCAGtgtggcacctgagaccactgctgccCCAGAAACCACTATGGCCGCTGAGACGACAtctgcaccagagaccacatTGGCACCAGAATCAACTGAGAATGCTactgcaccagagaccactatagcacctgagaccactatGGCACCTGAAACCACTATGGCGCCTGAGACCACTATAGCGCCTGAGACCACTatggcacctgagaccactattgcacctgagaccactgctgtacCAGGGACCATGGTGCCGGAgacaactgctgcaccagCGACCATTATTGCACCTGAaaccactgctgcaccagaaACCACTATGGCCCCTGGGACCACAGCTGCACCAGAGACTACTatggcacctgagaccactgctgcacctgaggCCACTGCTCCACCAGAGACATCAATGGCGCCtaagaccactgctgcaccagagacaaCTATGGCGCCTGAAAGCACTttggcaccagagaccacaGCTGCACCAGAGAAAACTATGgtacctgagaccactgctgcaccggAAACCACCATGGCGCCTGAgacaactgctgcaccagagaccacaaTGGCACCTGAGACAACTATGGCACCTGAGGCCACTgttgcacctgagaccactgctgcactaGAAACCACTATGGCGCCTGAGACAACAGCTGCCCGagagaccactgtggcaccagagaccactttGGCACCTAAGACAACAGCTACCCCAGAGACCACTTTGGCATCAGAGACCACCGCTTccccagagaccactgctgcaccagcGACCACTatggcaccagagaccacaGAAGCAATAGAAACGACTATGGCGACTGAGACAACAGCTGCCCAAGAGACCACTGTGGCAACAGAGATCACTGATGCACCAGCTGCCACTATGGCACCTCAGACTACAGCTGCCCCAGAGACCAGTatggcacctgagaccacagCTGCCCCAGAaaccactgctgcaccagagaccactttGTTGCCTGAGACCACTAGTGCACCAGCGACCACTATGCCACCTGAGCAAACagctgcaccagagaccactgtggcaccagagaccactgatGCACCAGCGACCACTTTGGCATCTGAGACCACTGATGCACCAGCTATCACTATGGCAGCTGAGACCACAGCTGCCCCAGAGACTACtgtggcaccagagaccactgctgcacctgagacGACAGCTGTCCCAGAGACCACTATGGCATTTGAGACCACTATGGCGCCTGAGGCCACTGTGGTGCCTAAACCAACAGTTACCCCATCAACCACAATCTCTCCAAAGACAGAAACTTCCATAACGG AAGCAACTAAGCCACCGGTGGATCAGCTTAAGACAAAGCAGCCAACAACAATATCGGGAGAAACGACTATTGTCCCTGAAACAACAATACCAGAGAGCACTGCTGCACCAGTGGATACCACTATTACCCCTGAGATCACTATGGCACCAAAGACCACTATTGCACGagagaccactgtggcacctgagaccactatGGCACCTGAAActactgctgcaccagagacaaCTATGGCGGCTGAGACCACTATGGCACCTGAAACTACTGCTGCACAAGAGACAACTGTGGCGGCTGAGACCACTatggcacctgagaccactgttgTTCCAGAGGCCACAATGGCCCCTGAAgccactgctgcaccagagaccactatGGCGCCTGAAACCACTTTGGCAGCTGAGACAACAGCTGCAACAGTTACCATTGCTGAGCCAAAAACCACTATGGCACCAGAGACAACTATTGTGCCTGAGACCACTGCCGCACTAGAAACCACTATGGCGCCTGAGACCACAGCTGCcccagagaccactgtggcaccagagaccactgatGAACCAGCGACCACCATGGCAGCTGAGACCACAGCTGCCCCAGAGACCAGtgtggcacctgagaccacagCTGCCCCAGAGACCAGTGgtgcaccagagaccactatGTTGCCTGAGACCACTAGTGCGCCAGCAACCACTATGGCACCTGAGCCAACAGCTGCACCAGAGACTACtgtggcaccagagaccactgatGCACCAGCGACCACTGCTGCACGTGAGACGACAGCTGCCCCAGAGACCACTATGGCATCTGAGACCACTATGGCACCTGAGCCAACagctgcaccagagaccactgtggcaccagagaccactgatGCACCAGCTATCACTatggcaccagagaccacaGATGCAATAGAAACCACTATGGCGACTGAGACAACAGCTGCCCAAGAaaccactgtggcaccagaGATCACTGATGCACCAGCTGCCACTATGGCACCTCAGACTACAGCTGCCCCAGAGACCAGTatggcacctgagaccacagCTGCCCCAGAaaccactgctgcaccagagaccactttGTTGCCTGAGACCACTAGTGCACCAGCGACCACTATGGCACCTGAGCCAACAGCTGCACCAGAGACTACtgtggcaccagagaccactgatGCACCAGCGACCACTGCTGCACGTGAGACGACAGCTGCCCCAGAGACCACTATGGCATCTGAGACTACTATGGCACCTGAGCCAACagctgcaccagagaccactgtggcaccagagaccactgatGCACCAGCTATCACTatggcaccagagaccacaGATGCAATAGAAACCACTATGGCGACTGAGACAACAGCTGCCCAAGAaaccactgtggcaccagaGATCACTGATGCACCAGCTGCCACTATCGCACCTCAGACTACAGCTGCCCCAGAGACCACTATGGCATCTGAGACCACTATGGCACCTGAGCCAACAGCTGCACCAGAGACTACtgtggcaccagagaccactgatGCACCAGCGACCACTGCTGCACGTGAGACGACAGCTGCCCCAGAGACCACTATGGCATCTGAGACCACTATGGCACCTGAGCCAACagctgcaccagagaccactgtggcaccagagaccactgatGCACAAGCGACAACTTTGGCACCTGAGACAACAGCTCGcccagagaccactgtggcaccagagaccactgatGCACCAGCTATCACTATGGCAGCTGAGACCACTGATGCACCAGCTATCACTATGGCAGCTGAGACCACAGCTGCCCCAGAGACTACtgtggcaccagagaccactgctgcacctgagacGACAGCTGCCCCAGAGACCACTATGGCATCTGAGACCACTATGGCGCCTGAGGCCACTGTGGTGCCTAAACCAACGGTTACCCCATCAACCACAATCTCTCCAAAGACAGAAACTTCCATAACGG AAGCAACTAAGCCACCGGTGGATCAGCTTAAGACAAAGCAGCCAACAACGATATTGGGAGAAACGACTATTGTCCCTGAAACAACAATACCAGAGAGCACTTCTGCACCAGTGGAGACCACTATAACCCCTGAGATCACTATGGTACCAAAGACCACTATTGCACGagagaccactgtggcacctgagaccactatGGCACCTGAAActactgctgcaccagagacaaCTATGGCGGCTGAGACCACTCTGGCACCTGAAActactgctgcaccagagacaaCTATGGCGGCTGAGACCACTatggcacctgagaccactgctgtTCCAGAGGCCACAATGGCCCCTGAAgccactgctgcaccagagaccactatGGCGACTGAAACCACTTTGGCAGCTGAGACCACAGCTGCAACAGTGACCACTACTACActagagaccactgctgcactaGAAACCACTATGGCACCTGAGACAACAGCTGCCGCAGAGACCACTGATGAACCAGCAACCACTatggcacctgagaccacagCTGCCCCAGAGACCAGTctggcacctgagaccacagCTGCCCCAGAGACCAgtgctgcaccagagaccactatGGTGCCTGAGACCACGAGTGCACCGTCGACCACAatggcacctgagaccacagCTGCCCCAGTGACCACTATGGCACCGGAGACCACAGCTGTCCCAGCGACCATTGCTGCACTAGAGAccactgctacactagaaacCACTATGGCCCCTGAGACAACAGCTTCCTcagagaccactgtggcaccagagaccactgatGCACCAGCTACCACTTTGGCACCTGAGACAACAGCTGCCCCAGAGACCACTTgggcaccagagaccacttctgcaccagagaccactgtggcacctgagaTCACTGCTGCAactgagaccactgctgcacctgataTTACTGTGGCACCCAAAACCACTGCTGCACCCGTTACCACTCttgcacctgagaccactgctgcacctgatgccactgtggcacctgagaccaaAATGGCACCTGAAACCACTGTGGCATCAGAGAGCACGTCTGCACCTGATACCACTGTGGAACCTGAGAGCACTCTAGCAGCTGAGACAACTGCTGTACCTGAGACTACTCTAACACCTGGAACCACTGTGGCAcaagagaccactgctgcacctgagaccactgctgcacctgagaccactgtggcacctgagaccactgtggcacctgagaccactgtggtacctgagaccactgtggcGCTTGAGACCACAATGGCACCTGAaaccactgtggcaccagaGACTACTGCTGCACTtgagaccactgtggcacctgagaccactgcttcagctgagaccactgtggcacctgagaccactgctgcacctaaTACCACTTTGGTACCTGATACCACTttggcacctgagaccactgtcgCACCTGAGAgcactgctgcacctgagaccactgtggtACCTGAGACCACTGATGCACCAGCTGCCACTATGGCACCTCAGACTACAGCTGCCCCAGAGACCAGTatggcacctgagaccacagCTGCCCCAGAaaccactgctgcaccagagaccactttGTTGCCTGAGACCACTAGTGCACCAGCGACCACTATGCCACCTGAGCCAACagctgcaccagagaccactgtggcaccagagaccactgatGCACCAGCGACCACTTTGGCATCTGAGACCACTGatgcacctgagaccacagCTGCCCCAGAGACCACTatggcacctgagaccactgctgcacctgagaccactgttgCACCTGAGACCGCTGCTTCAGctgagaccactgtggcacctgagaccactgctgc